Proteins encoded within one genomic window of Gloeobacter kilaueensis JS1:
- a CDS encoding Crp/Fnr family transcriptional regulator encodes MATSIISTAYSRTHTFERRALLPHERDCLWQLVQGIVRATTWHENGTLISLGLWGPGDVVGRELVQVEPYHLECLTPVVAVRVPKDQWSRLTDALIRHVRGAMDLLEIVQCKDAQVCIESVLVWLARRFGCDVAEGRLIDLRLTHQDLADLVGTSRVTVTRILNQLERQGRILRVARHRLILRPTTAAPCVLLN; translated from the coding sequence ATGGCTACTTCAATCATCTCGACGGCTTATTCCCGCACGCACACCTTCGAGCGCCGGGCGCTTTTGCCCCACGAGCGCGACTGCCTCTGGCAGCTGGTTCAGGGTATCGTGCGCGCCACCACCTGGCATGAGAACGGTACACTCATCTCCCTCGGCCTCTGGGGGCCGGGGGATGTGGTTGGCCGAGAACTGGTGCAGGTCGAACCTTACCACCTCGAATGTTTGACACCGGTCGTGGCCGTGCGCGTTCCCAAAGATCAGTGGTCCCGGCTCACCGACGCCCTCATCCGGCACGTCCGGGGAGCGATGGACCTGCTGGAAATTGTCCAGTGCAAGGATGCCCAGGTCTGCATCGAATCGGTGCTCGTCTGGCTCGCCCGCCGCTTTGGCTGCGATGTGGCCGAAGGACGGCTCATCGACTTGCGCCTGACCCATCAAGATCTTGCCGATCTGGTGGGTACTTCGCGAGTCACCGTCACCCGCATCCTCAACCAGCTCGAGCGCCAGGGACGCATCCTGCGCGTTGCCCGTCACCGCCTCATCCTCCGCCCGACAACGGCTGCCCCCTGCGTCCTGCTCAATTGA